From the Acidicapsa ligni genome, one window contains:
- a CDS encoding replication initiator protein A — MAADSTKPDDHLLPAKHANGDLFICDVADAALKDLIPQMEHPFFSLSKQKDTEIRKYEHNGNWLEIVPSVKGLATIYDKDILIYCISQIMEKLKRQEKVSQRVKITSYDLLIFTNRGTSGRDYERLVEAIDRLAGTRITTNIRTGDEEQRDSFGLIDAAAIRRKHGLDGRLLWVEIKLSDWVFNAIRGQEVLTLHRDYFRLGKPLERRVYELARKHCGRQSTWQISLETLLKKSGSQSSLNRFRQHLKEIALHDHLPDYRLVFDEEKDMVIFFNRDNKWVERPLPSSPDDETLPPLSTEAYEDAREAAPGYDIHSLEREWREWWAAGGKQTLVDPPAAFVGFCRRRHKLAPIRRDHGEDTVEPPARSSKRRAR, encoded by the coding sequence ATGGCTGCTGATTCCACGAAACCAGATGACCACCTTCTACCCGCGAAACACGCGAATGGAGATCTCTTCATCTGCGACGTGGCTGATGCTGCCCTCAAAGACCTCATCCCCCAGATGGAGCATCCTTTCTTCTCACTTTCGAAGCAGAAGGATACCGAGATTCGGAAGTATGAGCATAACGGAAACTGGCTTGAGATCGTGCCGAGCGTTAAAGGGCTTGCGACGATCTACGACAAGGACATCCTGATCTACTGCATTTCGCAGATCATGGAAAAACTGAAGCGACAGGAAAAGGTCAGTCAGCGGGTCAAAATCACGAGTTACGATTTGCTGATCTTCACAAATCGGGGCACCTCGGGTCGCGATTATGAGCGTCTGGTCGAAGCTATTGACCGACTTGCAGGCACCCGCATTACAACCAATATCCGGACTGGCGACGAGGAACAACGCGACAGCTTTGGGCTCATCGATGCTGCTGCCATACGCCGCAAGCATGGTCTCGATGGTCGCCTCCTATGGGTCGAGATCAAGCTATCGGACTGGGTATTCAACGCCATTCGCGGGCAGGAAGTCCTGACCTTGCACCGGGATTATTTCCGGCTCGGCAAGCCTTTAGAGCGCCGCGTGTATGAGCTGGCGCGAAAGCATTGCGGTCGGCAGAGTACATGGCAGATCTCGCTTGAGACGCTGCTCAAGAAATCCGGCTCACAAAGCTCCCTCAATCGCTTTCGGCAGCATTTGAAAGAAATCGCTCTCCATGACCATCTGCCGGATTACCGGCTGGTCTTCGATGAAGAGAAAGACATGGTCATTTTCTTCAATCGCGATAACAAATGGGTCGAGCGGCCCCTGCCCTCTTCACCCGATGATGAGACGCTTCCTCCTCTATCCACGGAAGCCTATGAAGATGCACGAGAGGCCGCACCCGGTTATGACATCCACTCTCTCGAACGTGAGTGGCGCGAATGGTGGGCTGCAGGTGGGAAACAGACTCTTGTAGATCCTCCTGCTGCCTTTGTAGGGTTTTGCCGGAGACGCCATAAGCTGGCACCCATCCGGCGCGACCACGGCGAAGACACCGTTGAGCCCCCTGCCCGTTCCTCAAAACGGCGAGCGCGATAA